From the Endozoicomonas sp. Mp262 genome, the window ATCCTGAAGATGCCAGCCCCTTACAGGCATACTGGGGAATGCCAAGGCGAATTCGTCTGGAAGTGGCAAATAGGCAGCCGGGCCAGTGTGATTTGTGTGGCAGTCAAGTTGATGAGTTAATAACTCATTATCGGACAAAGAATTATGGGATCAATTATGAGGGAGCTTGGGTTCATCCTCTTTCACCTTACAAGCGTGATCCTAAAAACGAAAAGCCACCTTTGAGTCTCAAGGGGCGGCAAGGAGGGTTGGGTTATCAGCATTGGTTAGGATTGGTCTGGAAGGATAATGATAATAATGAAGCCGCACAGATTACGACTGAATTTAATAACTCCAGGGTTAGTGAGGCCAGCGATGATAGCCTTGATACTGTGCGTTTATGGTGCTTTGGCTACGACATGGATAACATGAAGGCACGTTGCTGGTATGAGCAGCGAATGCCGCTTCTTAATATCCACTCAGATTATCGCGAAGACTTTATTCACTTTGTTAGCCAGTTAATAGATGCAGCAAAAGACACCGTAAAACTGCTGCGAAGTCAGGTTAAATCAGCCTGGTTTGAACGACCTAAGGATGCCAGTGGTGATATAAGCAGTATTGACCAATCTTTCTGGCAAGCGACGGAAACCTCCTTTTATGAATTACTACATGGCTTGGTCGTTCATATAGGTAAGAGTCGCTTGATGCCTATATCGATTGCAGAAAAATGGCTGATAACCCTTAGAAAGACAGCTGAAACTCTGTTTGATCACTGGGTGTTGGAAGGAGAGGCTGAGGACATGCCCATGAAGCGTATTATGGGGGCAAGGCGCTTGCTTATAGCCAGGCTTTATAACGCCAAGTCAATGCCAAAATCATTAAAGGGATTGGATCATATTACTCGATCTGGCAAAGAGGCTGCTTGATGAAAAAGTTAAAAACTGAGGATTATAAAGCGCTCCAATCATGGTGGTCAGCACTTCAAGGCAATAGGGGAGATCGTGCTCAATTACGTAGGGCACAGGCTCCTGATGATGTTTTACTGACCCCTGCATTTGCTCGATTTTTACAGACCATGCCTTCGTACTGGTCAGACAATAAACCCTGGATGCCGTTAACTGACAGTGCAATGGTCGCAGCGGTTTTGGCACGAGTTAAATACAAGAGTGAAAATGACCGTATTAGCTTTGCCAGGGCGCTTGCTATGCCCAAGGAAGGAGCAGGTAAAGCGGTAATGAGTGAATTGCGATTTCAGCAGTTACAAAAAAGTCATACAGAAGAAGATTTTTTCCGGCGTATATGTAGGGCGATTGCGTTACTGGATGGGAGAGTCAATATCACCTCATTAGCTAATGATATTTTGCATTGGTTAGATGAGTCACGGCAGGGACCGGCTAATAAGCCAATGGATAGACTGGCTGTTCGCTGGGCATCAGACTATTACGCTGCTTTTAAAGAGTAGGCGAGATTATTGGTTATAACAGGAGTAAATAATGAGTCGCTTTATCCAATTACATATTCTTACCTCTTATCCGCCTGCTAATTTAAACAGGGATGATAATGGCCGACCTAAAACAGCCAAAATGGGTGGAGCTGATAGGTTGCGTATTTCTTCCCAGTGCATTAAAAGAACATGGCGCACATCAGACCAGTTTCAGCACTCAATGCAAGGGCGTTTGGGGACTCGAACAAAAATGCTGGGGGTTGAAATATACCGTTCCCTAATTGATGGCGGTATTGGTGATAAACAAGCACTGGTCTGGTCTCAAAGTATTGCTGGACAGTTTGGAAAGTTCAAGAAAGGAGAAAAGGATAACCCGTTAATAGGATTAGAAATAGAACAACTGGTACATGTTAGTGCTGCTGAAAAAAAAGCCATTGATGTACTTGCTCAACGTCTGATTACTGAGCGAAGGGCACCTGAGAAAGAAGAGTTGGAACTATTGCGGGCGGAAGAGCAGGCTGTAGATATTGCGCTTTTTGGTAGGATGCTGGCATCGAAAACAGCACATAATGTTGAGGCAGCATGTCAGGTTGCTCATCCTATCAGTGTTCACTCAGTCACTATTGAAGATGATTACTTTACTGCGGTTGATGACCTTAATGACACCTCTGAAGATGTAGGGGCGGCTCACATTGGGGAAACGGGTTTTGCTGCGGGACTGTTTTATTCCTATATCTGTATTAATAAAGAGCAGCTTATTGATAATTTAGGTGGTAATAAAGCTTTGGCTGACAGAGCTGTTGCTGCACTGACTGAAGCAGCATTGAAAGAATCACCTCATGGAAAACAGAATAGCTTTGGTAGCCGTGCATATGCATCTTATGTGCTGGCAGAGAGCGGTGATCAGACTCCCCGTTCGCTTGCGGTTGCTTTTCTTAAGCCGATTGGAAGGCAGGCAGGTGATTACGGTTTAGCCGCAGTCAGTGCGTTGGAACAACAGTTGGATGGTTTTGACAAAGTATATGGAAAATGTGCTGATGCCCGGTATTCTATGAATGCTTTTAACGGGAACGGGAGAATGGATGAACTGTTAGCATTTGTTAGCGAATAAGAGGTTGTCATGAACCACCTTGTTTTTCGCCTTTATGGAGCAATGGCAAGCTGGGGGGAAATAGCTGTTGGTGAAAACCGTCATACAGCAACTTACCCAGGTAAGTCAGCCATTCTAGGATTGTTAGGAGCCGCTCTGGGTCTTGACCGAAATAATGAAAAAAAGCAAACAGAGCTTGCGACTGGTTATACGACAGCGATAAAACTAGTGAACTCTGGACAGCTGCTCAAGGATTATCATACATCACAAGCACCTGATTCAGTGGGTAAGTTTAGCTATCGCACCCGTCGGGATGAGTTGGTAGTAGGTAAAGAACGGTTGAAAACAGTGCTGTCTTCCCGTGAGTACCGCACTGATTTTCATGCCATTGTAGCCGTCACAACAACGCCTTCTGCTTGTTGGACATTGCAGGAATTGAAGGAAGCGTTACTAAAGCCCAAGTATCACCTATATCTTGGACGTAAATCATGCCCTTTATGTGCTCCCCTCAATCCCCGGGTTGTTGATGTCAATAACTTTCGGGAGGGGTTGGACTGTTATCAACCTGGAGCTTTGTTATCTGATGAGGAGCGACCTGAGTGGAGTTGTCAATCTCGATGGTTGGCTGAAGATCGTATCACTCATTATTACTGGGAGGGTGATTTGAATGCTTTTTCAGAATCAGTGGCAGGATTTGATCCATCACAGGTACACGTACTGACTCGCTATGATCAGCCATTCTCACGTAATCGTTGGCAATTTCTTCCCAGGCAGGAAAATTGGTGGATGTGCAACAGGGAGAAAGATTGATGTACCTATCCCGAATACAGCTGACACCAGCTATCGCAAAACACTCTCAATTGGGCCATATTCTCAGGGATAGTTGTTATGCCATGCATCGACTACTGTGGGACTTATTTGACCAAAACGAGCGTTTTCTTTTTCGTGAGGAGCAGGTCAGAGACCAGCTTGAAGAATACAGGAATTTGCCGCTTTATTATGTGCTTTCACGCACTAAACCAAAAGCAGACAATCCATTTTTTAACATAGAAAGTAAATGTTTCCAGCCAAAGCTTAAAGAGGATGATCAATTAAGTTTTTGCCTGAGAGCTAATCCGACTATAACCCGCCGGGTTGAGGGCAAGAAAAATTCTACTCGCCATGATGTGATTATGGATGCGCAATATCAGTGGTTGAAGAAAAACTGTATTGAGCGGGGAATACCTATGTCTGGTAGTAAAAGTAATTTACGGTGTTTATTAGCCAGCCATGATGATTTCTCTGGAGAGGAAGGATTTCAGAGAATGAGCGATGCTATCCAAATAGAAATGACCAATGCTTCGGTGCAATGGCTATCTAAGCGGGGAGTCGCTAATGGTTTTACTGTAATGGAGGGTTCGGTTCAGTCATCAGGATACCAATGGCATGCTTTGCCAAAAAAAGGGCGCAATGCTGGTTTTAGTGCATTGGACTATGAGGGGGTACTTGCAATAACAGAACCTGAGAAATTTATCTCTGCTTTGTTTAGAGGTATAGGTCCCGCTAAAGCGTTTGGCTGCGGTTTGCTACTGATCAAGCGGACATAATGGTTATTGGGATAAAGAAAGGAGATCAGGGGTGTCATATATCCCTCTAAAGCCCATTCCGATTAAAGATCGGGTATCGATGGTCTTTGTATATTTTGGCCGAATTGACGTTAAGGAGGGGGCATTTGTTGTACTGGATGAAGTGCATGGGGAGCGCAAGCACATCCCTGTAGGGTCTGTTGCTTGCATCATGCTTGAGCCTGGGACACGGGTGAGCCATGCTGCCGTTAAATTAGCTGCTACAACAGGGACTTTACTGATCTGGGTTGGAGAGGCTGGGGTGCGCTTATACTCCGCTGGCCAGCCTGGCGGAGCTCGTTCCGATAAGCTGCTGTACCAGGCAAAACTGGCATTAGACGAAGATCTCCGGCTAAAAGTTGTTCGGAAAATGTTTGAGATTCGTTTTGGGGAAGCTGCTCCTGCTCGTCGCTCTGTGGATCAGCTGCGAGGAATAGAGGGAGCGAGAGTTCGTAAAACCTATCAATTGATGGCAAAACAGTATGGGGTAAAATGGCAGGGGCGTAAATATGACCCAAAAGACTGGGCTGCCGGGGATATAGCCAATCAATGCATAAGTGCGGCGACTTCATGCTTATATGGAGTGACCGAAGCAG encodes:
- the cas1e gene encoding type I-E CRISPR-associated endonuclease Cas1e; the protein is MSYIPLKPIPIKDRVSMVFVYFGRIDVKEGAFVVLDEVHGERKHIPVGSVACIMLEPGTRVSHAAVKLAATTGTLLIWVGEAGVRLYSAGQPGGARSDKLLYQAKLALDEDLRLKVVRKMFEIRFGEAAPARRSVDQLRGIEGARVRKTYQLMAKQYGVKWQGRKYDPKDWAAGDIANQCISAATSCLYGVTEAAVLAAGYAPAIGFLHSGKPLSFVYDIADLYKFDTVVPVTFQTAAKNPVHPERAVRIACRDAFRTTKLLKKIIPMIEEVLAAGEINPPVSPIDSQPPAIPDPVKLGDQGHRSG
- the cas7e gene encoding type I-E CRISPR-associated protein Cas7/Cse4/CasC, which encodes MSRFIQLHILTSYPPANLNRDDNGRPKTAKMGGADRLRISSQCIKRTWRTSDQFQHSMQGRLGTRTKMLGVEIYRSLIDGGIGDKQALVWSQSIAGQFGKFKKGEKDNPLIGLEIEQLVHVSAAEKKAIDVLAQRLITERRAPEKEELELLRAEEQAVDIALFGRMLASKTAHNVEAACQVAHPISVHSVTIEDDYFTAVDDLNDTSEDVGAAHIGETGFAAGLFYSYICINKEQLIDNLGGNKALADRAVAALTEAALKESPHGKQNSFGSRAYASYVLAESGDQTPRSLAVAFLKPIGRQAGDYGLAAVSALEQQLDGFDKVYGKCADARYSMNAFNGNGRMDELLAFVSE
- the casB gene encoding type I-E CRISPR-associated protein Cse2/CasB — encoded protein: MKKLKTEDYKALQSWWSALQGNRGDRAQLRRAQAPDDVLLTPAFARFLQTMPSYWSDNKPWMPLTDSAMVAAVLARVKYKSENDRISFARALAMPKEGAGKAVMSELRFQQLQKSHTEEDFFRRICRAIALLDGRVNITSLANDILHWLDESRQGPANKPMDRLAVRWASDYYAAFKE
- the cas5e gene encoding type I-E CRISPR-associated protein Cas5/CasD → MNHLVFRLYGAMASWGEIAVGENRHTATYPGKSAILGLLGAALGLDRNNEKKQTELATGYTTAIKLVNSGQLLKDYHTSQAPDSVGKFSYRTRRDELVVGKERLKTVLSSREYRTDFHAIVAVTTTPSACWTLQELKEALLKPKYHLYLGRKSCPLCAPLNPRVVDVNNFREGLDCYQPGALLSDEERPEWSCQSRWLAEDRITHYYWEGDLNAFSESVAGFDPSQVHVLTRYDQPFSRNRWQFLPRQENWWMCNREKD
- the cas6e gene encoding type I-E CRISPR-associated protein Cas6/Cse3/CasE; protein product: MYLSRIQLTPAIAKHSQLGHILRDSCYAMHRLLWDLFDQNERFLFREEQVRDQLEEYRNLPLYYVLSRTKPKADNPFFNIESKCFQPKLKEDDQLSFCLRANPTITRRVEGKKNSTRHDVIMDAQYQWLKKNCIERGIPMSGSKSNLRCLLASHDDFSGEEGFQRMSDAIQIEMTNASVQWLSKRGVANGFTVMEGSVQSSGYQWHALPKKGRNAGFSALDYEGVLAITEPEKFISALFRGIGPAKAFGCGLLLIKRT
- the casA gene encoding type I-E CRISPR-associated protein Cse1/CasA, whose product is MNSIESQWLDALREDGSQHKIAPWQIAEQENPVIELVASRPDFLGGNYQFLIGLLQTVFSPEDHDQWLEYWETPPTAKELKTALQPFAPYFELINPDGPAFLQDFDLAEGEKKPIAALLIDAPGGKTIKDNLDHFVKRDSVTGCCEACAATALFTLQSNAPSGGVGHRVGLRGGGPMTTLLLPQTTAPLWRKIWLNILPQDHAEGYETVEPGCTSVLPWLASTRLSDKKGRATYPEDASPLQAYWGMPRRIRLEVANRQPGQCDLCGSQVDELITHYRTKNYGINYEGAWVHPLSPYKRDPKNEKPPLSLKGRQGGLGYQHWLGLVWKDNDNNEAAQITTEFNNSRVSEASDDSLDTVRLWCFGYDMDNMKARCWYEQRMPLLNIHSDYREDFIHFVSQLIDAAKDTVKLLRSQVKSAWFERPKDASGDISSIDQSFWQATETSFYELLHGLVVHIGKSRLMPISIAEKWLITLRKTAETLFDHWVLEGEAEDMPMKRIMGARRLLIARLYNAKSMPKSLKGLDHITRSGKEAA